The following coding sequences lie in one Arachis ipaensis cultivar K30076 chromosome B03, Araip1.1, whole genome shotgun sequence genomic window:
- the LOC107633269 gene encoding uncharacterized protein LOC107633269 — protein sequence MTDDKLKNICPIEIEKILNSNARSLRDYQSMPYHEMSDVRLFQNKLIEEELAYDTNEFTHTNLYTEQNMTHEQKDLMSITDQRKAHQPFGGKVVVQGGDFRQILPVIPKGSRHDILSSAINSSHMWSFCKVLKLHTNMRLLMSSSDQYEGKMKRFSNWILDVGNENIGSVVGDESEIEIPDDLLITTTDDPLSHLVDFAYPNLLQNMLNYRYFQSRAILAPTLESVEKVNNFVLTIFPGKEKEYLSSDTTCQADENEDVQQEWFTPEFLNDIKCLGLPNHKLTLKPGVTVMLLRNINQTSGLCNGTRLIVNELGSNIIGAMVVTGGNIGDKVYISRMNLILSDSGLPFKFQRRQFPLTVCFVMTINKSQGQSLSHVGLYVPKSVFTHGQLYVDLSRVKSRSGFRVLILDEDGNPKLSTTNVVFKEVFNNI from the exons ATGACTGATGACAAATTGAAAAACATCTGCCCTATTGAGATTGAGAAGATACTCAACAGCAATGCGAGATCTTTAAGAGACTATCAATCAATGCCATATCATGAGATGTCTGATGTTCGCCTTTTTCAGAATAAGCTAATAGAGGAGGAGTTAGCATATGACACAAATGAGTTTACTCATACAAACTTATATACGGAACAAAATATGACTCATGAGCAAAA GGATCTTATGTCAATTACCGATCAACGTAAGGCACATCAACCATTTGGTGGTAAGGTTGTTGTTCAAGGAGGTGATTTTAGACAGATACTTCCGGTGATTCCGAAAGGGAGTAGACACGATATATTGTCATCAGCTATTAACTCATCACATATGTGGTCGTTTTGTAAGGTTCTGAAACTGCATACGAATATGAGGCTTCTAATGTCTTCTTCAGATCAATATGAAGGTAAAATGAAGAGATTTTCTAATTGGATACTTGATGTTGGAAATGAAAATATTGGTTCTGTTGTTGGTGATGAATCAGAAATTGAAATTCCAGATGATCTATTGATTACAACTACTGATGACCCTCTCTCTCATTTGGTAGACTTTGCATATCcaaatttgttacaaaacatgTTAAATTATAGATATTTTCAGAGTAGGGCAATTCTTGCACCCACGCTTGAGAGTGTCGAGAAGGTAAACAATTTTGTCTTGACAATCTTTCCAGGGAAAGAAAAGGAGTATTTGAGTTCTGATACAACATGTCAAGCTGATGAGAATGAAGATGTACAACAAGAGTGGTTCACACCAGAGTTCCTAAATGACATCAAATGTTTGGGACTACCCAATcacaagttgactttgaagccAGGAGTCACTGTAATGCTACTGCGAAACATAAACCAGACTTCAGGTTTATGCAACGGGACAAGATTAATAGTTAACGAACTTGGCAGCAACATAATTGGAGCGATGGTAGTAACCGGTGGAAATATTGGAGATAAAGTGTACATTtcaagaatgaacttgatccttTCAGATTCAGGGTTGCCATTTAAGTTCCAACGGAGACAATTTCCATTAACAGTATGCTTTGTAATGACCATTAACAAGAGTCAGGGTCAATCATTATCACATGTAGGGCTTTACGTGCCAAAATCAGTGTTTACCCATGGACAACTTTATGTTGAtttgtcaagagttaagagtcgcaGTGGCTTCAGGGTTTTAATTCTAGACGAAGATGGCAATCCAAAGTTATCAACAACAAATGTCGTGttcaaagaagtttttaataatatttag
- the LOC107633268 gene encoding uncharacterized protein LOC107633268, which translates to MNESFRAPCIDYRLAQSSSADDPQTPTEHIETRHRAEVADHKLEDEDYDLEADEVPSFEDHIDDLFAAQEVKGQHNNQKCKDTDFWKVTVIEDGVRKVSKLSVNEAIALPSNTKIVLPFNKELQLIDQAAGLLSGFIGSLGADYSQFPIHLGSWKHVSKAKKEHAYDMLKWVFYYEDDAGGKIKRDIMKRVGKIWKDTRHHLYHRCYKEIRTFEENLKHHSKGIDENEWKKFIDYRQKEESKKKRRQNALNQSKQLYTHTGGSKTLARKKDEVEKEQGRPVGRGELFIMTHKKKDGSYIHPDARVLSEAIANVERQDGSSKHLSQNDSLAQVLGKEHPGRVRALDAGPCPTQVFGNAAGQPSGSAEPNEESKRRIAELTAKLEEE; encoded by the exons ATGAATGAATCGTTTCGTGCACCATGCATCGATTATAGGCTTGCGCAGTCGAGTAGTGCTGACGATCCTCAAACTCCCACAGAACACATAGAGACTCGGCATCGCGCGGAAGTGGCTGATCATAAATTAGAGGATGAGGATTACGACCTAGAGGCGGATGAAGTTCCGTCGTTTGAAGACCACATCGACGATTTGTTTGCTGCCCAAGAAGTCAAAGGTCAGCATAACAACCAGAAATGCAAAGATACAGATTTCTGGAAAGTTACTGTAATCG AGGACGGCGTGAGAAAAGTGTCTAAGCTGAGTGTGAATGAGGCTATAGCGCTCCCTTCTAATACAAAGATAGTACTCCCATTTAACAAAGAGCTGCAACTGATTGATCAGGCGGCAGGATTATTGAGTGGTTTCATAGGGAGTTTGGGTGCCGATTATTCCCAGTTCCCCATACACTTAGGCAGTTGGAAGCATGTGAGCAAAGCTAAGAAGGAACATGCATACGACATGCTTAAG TGGGTCTTTTACTATGAGGACGATGCCGGAGGAAAAATAAAGCGCGATATTATGAAGAGGGTAGGAAAGATTTGGAAGGATACAAGGCACCACTTGTATCATAGGTGTTACAAAGAAATAAGGACTTTTGAGGAAAATCTTAAGCATCACTCGAAAGGAATAGACGAAAATGAATGGAAAAAGTTCATTGACTATCGCCAGAAGGAAGAATCAAAG AAAAAGCGTAGACAGAACGCTTTAAATCAGAGCAAGCAACTATACACACATACTGGGGGCTCCAAAACATTGGCAAGAAAAAAAGACGAAGTG GAGAAAGAGCAAGGAAGGCCCGTTGGTAGAGGAGAGTTGTTTATCATGACTCATAAGAAAAAAGATGGCTCGTATATCCATCCCGATGCGCGTGTTCTTAGT GAAGCAATTGCGAATGTTGAGAGGCAGGATGGATCCTCTAAGCACCTTTCACAAAATGACTCATTAGCACAAGTTCTCGGAAAGGAGCACCCAGGACGAGTTCGTGCCCTAGATGCTGGACCATGTCCCACCCAAGTCTTTGGTAACGCTGCTGGACAACCGTCGGGTTCTGCAGAGCCCAATGAAGAGTCCAAGAGGAGGATTGCAGAATTGACGGCTAAGCTAGAAGAAGAGTAG